The genomic DNA CTTCAGATAGTGTCACGGCACCAGATTTTAGCTTTACGATTCCATTATGTTGTCCAGCTAACTTTTTGCCGAGCCATTTTACTGAACTTTGCGCAGTATCAATTTTGAGTACCGTTTTATCTTCTGCTTGCGCGAGTTGAGGCAAATGTAAAAATCCAAAAGCAGCCAAAGCGAAGATTGTTATGAAGAATAGATTTCGGAAAAAAGAGGAGTTTTTCATTGTAATCCTTTCTAATGACACTATGGGGAGTAGTCTTCCACACGCGAAAGGATAATTCCACCTCTTCATTGGGAGGGAATAAGAAAGCGAAATTTAGGGTGTATTCTCGTTGCCAACGGTGGACAGGAAGTTCGAGAGAAACTGATAAACGCCCTGGTCTTCTACCGATGGTGCCGTATAGCTAGCTGTAGATTTCACTTCATCTGCAGCATTATCCATGGCAATGCCCCATTTTACCGTTGATAGAAAGTGAATGTCTGAAGCCCCATCACCAAATGCCATAAGTTCTTTTGGGGTACACGATAGAGCATCGCAAATATAGTTGAGCCCATGAGCTCTGCCAGTATTCGCATGGGTCAGATTTAAGAAGTGAATATGAGGATGAGCTGCTCCATGACCAATTCCTATCTCAATATCTGGCACTCTGCGTAGGATTTCAGAGATGCATTCAGGGGAAGGGCTTCTCTCAAAGACAATCACCGCTTTCAGAAACGGTCCTTTTATCTGATTGGGATCCTTAAAATCGAGAATCTGAGGAAGTTTATGTAGGTACTCTTTGTGTATAGTTGAGATGTGATTCAGTGCCTTTACATAATACGCATCAGAATCATAGAGTTCGACGTACCAATCGAACTCAGCGCAACAGGTTAGAATCGCCCTTATTTGATTTATCTCGAGCGCTTGTGAGTGAATCTCTTTCCAATTTTCAGGACTCGTGAGTAGCGCTCC from bacterium includes the following:
- a CDS encoding HAD family phosphatase — protein: MNGMLPRACYFDIDGTIVDSSGAIHPKVLESIDWLHVRNIGVGVATGRPWFAAKPIAEKIRATVPCLSYSGALLTSPENWKEIHSQALEINQIRAILTCCAEFDWYVELYDSDAYYVKALNHISTIHKEYLHKLPQILDFKDPNQIKGPFLKAVIVFERSPSPECISEILRRVPDIEIGIGHGAAHPHIHFLNLTHANTGRAHGLNYICDALSCTPKELMAFGDGASDIHFLSTVKWGIAMDNAADEVKSTASYTAPSVEDQGVYQFLSNFLSTVGNENTP